One part of the Lapillicoccus jejuensis genome encodes these proteins:
- the fahA gene encoding fumarylacetoacetase — MPTTPYDAPDATAGEPPVSWLDLAPDDPFGVATLPYGVFSAPGREAPRVGVRIGPWVLDAAAAAERAGMESGAVWAADRLNPFLGQGPHAWAAAREWLTTVLTDASYRDAVLPHLVPLAEVTTHLPIRVADYVDFFAAEHHARNAADIFRPGVGLSPNWKHLPVGYHGRAGTVVVSGTDVVRPTGQRGPAQAGGSPTFGPSERLDVETELGFVLGGATAQGSRVAVGEAADHLFGVVLLNDWSARDLQAWEAQPLGPFLGKSFATSVSAWVTPMSALAHARVPVPGQDPRPLPYLLDGAPAPTTIGLSLELRVNDRLVTRPHASDLYWSPEQLVAHLTVGGASVRDGDLLGSGTVSGATRDSLGCLLELTHGGRDAVVLDDGSTRTWLEDGDVVTMTAVAPGPGGGRVGVAEVRGRVVPAR, encoded by the coding sequence CTGGCTGGACCTCGCTCCGGACGACCCCTTCGGCGTCGCCACGCTCCCGTACGGCGTCTTCTCGGCACCCGGTCGCGAGGCGCCCCGGGTGGGGGTCCGGATCGGACCGTGGGTCCTCGACGCGGCCGCGGCCGCCGAGCGCGCCGGCATGGAGTCGGGCGCCGTCTGGGCGGCCGACCGCCTCAACCCCTTCCTGGGACAGGGTCCGCACGCGTGGGCGGCGGCCCGGGAGTGGCTGACGACGGTGCTCACCGACGCGTCGTACCGCGACGCCGTGCTCCCGCACCTCGTGCCGCTGGCCGAGGTGACGACGCACCTGCCGATACGGGTCGCCGACTACGTCGACTTCTTCGCCGCCGAGCACCACGCCCGCAACGCCGCCGACATCTTCCGTCCCGGTGTCGGGCTGTCCCCCAACTGGAAGCACCTGCCCGTCGGCTACCACGGCCGCGCCGGGACGGTCGTCGTCAGCGGCACCGACGTCGTGCGCCCCACTGGGCAGCGCGGCCCGGCGCAGGCCGGGGGGTCGCCGACCTTCGGACCGAGCGAGCGGCTCGACGTGGAGACCGAGCTCGGCTTCGTCCTCGGCGGCGCGACGGCCCAGGGGTCCCGGGTGGCGGTCGGCGAGGCGGCCGACCACCTCTTCGGCGTCGTGCTGCTCAACGACTGGAGCGCGCGCGACCTGCAGGCGTGGGAGGCGCAGCCGCTCGGTCCCTTCCTGGGCAAGAGCTTCGCGACGAGCGTCTCCGCGTGGGTCACACCGATGTCGGCCCTCGCCCACGCGCGGGTCCCCGTGCCCGGACAGGACCCGCGGCCGCTGCCCTACCTGCTCGACGGCGCGCCGGCACCGACGACCATCGGCCTGTCGCTCGAGCTGCGGGTCAACGACCGGCTGGTCACGCGGCCGCACGCGTCCGACCTCTACTGGTCACCCGAGCAGCTCGTCGCGCACCTCACGGTGGGCGGCGCCTCGGTGCGCGACGGCGACCTGCTCGGCTCGGGCACGGTCAGCGGCGCGACGCGGGACAGCCTGGGGTGCCTGCTCGAGCTGACCCACGGTGGGCGGGACGCGGTCGTGCTCGACGACGGCAGCACGCGGACGTGGCTCGAGGACGGCGACGTCGTGACGATGACCGCCGTGGCCCCCGGCCCGGGCGGCGGCCGCGTCGGCGTCGCCGAGGTGCGGGGGCGGGTCGTCCCCGCCCGGTGA
- a CDS encoding RDD family protein gives MSQRAGWYDDPDDASQLRYFDGILWTDHRQPKKSPTAERSTIGHAQPPAASQQPQQPQQPTYGAPQAPYGQPGQQNPYGQQNPYGQQNPYGQQGQPGQPGQQGYGYPPSAPPPYGYGAPYQGPAGQGYVGVGVKTTPDGAVLAGWGRRLGAYLIDSVITSIVGSLLALPWLRQVTDAYLSYFDQAFRAGEAGSTAPDPTTFIEQVQGAIVPIVLIQLAVFVVYQGAFLLWKGATPAKLLLGMRVRRRDRPGRLDPVTVLRRIALPGVLNLIQVVPLISYLTGIVGLLDYLWPLWDEKNQALHDKLAGTNVVMAPREHR, from the coding sequence ATGAGCCAACGTGCGGGCTGGTACGACGACCCCGACGACGCGTCCCAGCTGCGCTACTTCGACGGCATCCTGTGGACGGACCACCGGCAGCCCAAGAAGTCGCCGACGGCCGAGCGGTCGACCATCGGTCACGCGCAGCCGCCGGCCGCGTCGCAGCAGCCGCAGCAGCCGCAGCAGCCGACGTACGGCGCCCCGCAGGCGCCGTACGGGCAGCCGGGCCAGCAGAACCCGTACGGGCAGCAGAACCCGTACGGCCAGCAGAACCCCTACGGCCAGCAGGGCCAGCCGGGCCAGCCGGGTCAGCAGGGCTACGGCTACCCGCCCTCCGCACCGCCGCCGTACGGCTACGGCGCGCCGTACCAGGGTCCGGCGGGTCAGGGGTACGTCGGCGTCGGCGTCAAGACGACCCCGGACGGCGCGGTCCTCGCGGGCTGGGGTCGCCGGCTCGGCGCGTACCTCATCGACAGCGTCATCACCTCGATCGTCGGTTCGCTGCTCGCGCTGCCGTGGCTGCGTCAGGTCACCGACGCGTACCTGTCGTACTTCGACCAGGCCTTCCGGGCCGGGGAGGCCGGGTCGACCGCCCCGGACCCGACCACCTTCATCGAGCAGGTGCAGGGGGCGATCGTGCCCATCGTCCTCATCCAGCTGGCGGTGTTCGTCGTCTACCAGGGCGCGTTCCTGCTGTGGAAGGGCGCGACGCCGGCCAAGCTGCTGCTCGGCATGCGGGTGCGGCGCCGGGACCGGCCGGGCCGGCTCGACCCCGTCACCGTGCTGCGCCGGATCGCGCTGCCGGGGGTGCTCAACCTCATCCAGGTCGTCCCGCTCATCAGCTACCTCACCGGCATCGTCGGTCTGCTCGACTACCTGTGGCCGCTCTGGGACGAGAAGAACCAGGCCCTGCACGACAAGCTCGCCGGCACCAACGTCGTCATGGCGCCGCGCGAGCACCGCTGA
- a CDS encoding amino acid permease produces the protein MTTTSRRTGALRTKPVELILEQQADEAEFAQENGGSLRKNLTSRDLMGFGIGIVIGTGIFTLTGVEAKNHAGPGVVVSFAIAGVVSLLAALCYAEMASTVPTAGSAYTYAYATLGEVVAWIIGWDLILEFALGAAVVARGWSSYLANLLNLPRELFTEDAPVNVGAILITVVLGIVALVGVKESARVTNALVVIKVAVCLFVVVAGLFFVKAANLTPFVPPAQPVTSGTSGLTQPLSQALFGIQPTAFGFAGVLTAAAVVFFAYTGFEAVANMGEETRNPKKDLPLGLLGTLGICTVLYIGVSFVVTGMQQYSQIDEGAPIAGAFKSVGLGWASALISIAAVCGLTSVILVDIVAMGRIGFAMGRDHLLPPSVAAIHPKWGTPWKITLATIVLVALLGAFVPLSALADMVSIGTLFAFVVVSLAVPIMRRRRPEMERPFKVPFSPVIPVLSALACLYLMTNLSLETWLRFVVWMALGFLIYFGYGRRNASVATWDDHHGTQDARPADA, from the coding sequence ATGACCACGACCTCCCGGCGCACGGGCGCCCTGCGGACCAAACCGGTCGAGCTCATCCTGGAGCAGCAAGCCGACGAGGCCGAGTTCGCCCAGGAGAACGGCGGCTCCCTCAGGAAGAACCTCACCTCCCGGGACCTCATGGGCTTCGGGATCGGCATCGTCATCGGCACCGGCATCTTCACCCTCACCGGCGTCGAGGCCAAGAACCACGCGGGTCCCGGTGTCGTCGTCTCCTTCGCGATCGCCGGCGTCGTCAGCCTCCTCGCGGCCCTGTGCTACGCCGAGATGGCCTCGACCGTCCCGACCGCGGGCAGCGCCTACACCTACGCCTACGCCACCCTCGGCGAGGTCGTCGCCTGGATCATCGGGTGGGACCTCATCCTCGAGTTCGCCCTGGGGGCAGCGGTGGTCGCGCGCGGCTGGTCGTCGTACCTGGCGAACCTGCTCAACCTGCCCCGCGAGCTGTTCACCGAGGACGCACCGGTCAACGTCGGCGCCATCCTCATCACCGTCGTGCTCGGCATCGTCGCCCTCGTCGGGGTCAAGGAGTCGGCGCGGGTCACCAACGCCCTCGTCGTCATCAAGGTCGCCGTCTGCCTCTTCGTCGTCGTCGCCGGCCTCTTCTTCGTCAAGGCGGCCAACCTCACCCCGTTCGTCCCGCCGGCCCAGCCGGTCACGTCGGGGACGAGCGGCCTGACCCAGCCGCTGAGCCAGGCGCTCTTCGGCATCCAGCCCACCGCGTTCGGCTTCGCCGGCGTCCTCACCGCGGCCGCGGTCGTCTTCTTCGCGTACACCGGCTTCGAGGCCGTGGCGAACATGGGCGAGGAGACCCGCAACCCCAAGAAGGACCTGCCGCTCGGCCTGCTCGGCACCCTCGGCATCTGCACCGTGCTCTACATCGGGGTCAGCTTCGTCGTCACCGGCATGCAGCAGTACTCCCAGATCGACGAGGGCGCCCCGATCGCGGGCGCGTTCAAGAGCGTCGGGCTCGGCTGGGCCAGCGCGCTGATCTCCATCGCCGCCGTCTGCGGGCTGACCTCGGTCATCCTCGTCGACATCGTCGCCATGGGCCGGATCGGCTTCGCCATGGGCCGCGACCACCTGCTGCCCCCGAGCGTCGCCGCCATCCACCCGAAGTGGGGCACGCCGTGGAAGATCACCCTCGCCACGATCGTCCTCGTCGCCCTGCTCGGCGCGTTCGTCCCGCTCAGCGCGCTCGCCGACATGGTGAGCATCGGCACGCTCTTCGCGTTCGTCGTCGTCTCGCTCGCCGTGCCGATCATGCGGCGGCGCCGCCCCGAGATGGAGCGGCCCTTCAAGGTGCCCTTCTCCCCCGTCATCCCGGTGCTGTCGGCGCTGGCCTGCCTCTACCTCATGACCAACCTCAGCCTCGAGACGTGGCTGCGGTTCGTCGTGTGGATGGCGCTCGGCTTCCTCATCTACTTCGGCTACGGCCGCAGGAACGCCAGCGTCGCGACCTGGGACGACCACCACGGGACGCAGGACGCGCGTCCCGCGGACGCCTGA
- the hppD gene encoding 4-hydroxyphenylpyruvate dioxygenase: protein MTDTLTAQERDAHLDVEQLKQLVGLVEYDESTDVFPVTGWDAVVFVVGNATQAAHYYQSAWGMELVAYSGPETGNRDHVSFVLRSGSIRFVLQGAVDPDSPLADHHRRHGDGVVDIALEVPDVHRCVEQARTAGATVVQEVQELSDEHGRVLVAAIATYGETRHSLVQRVVDGVRYDGPYLPGHVERTSSYQPRQGQPKRIFQALDHVVGNVELGHMDEWVAFYNRVMGFVNMAEFVGDDIATDYSALMSKVVANGNHRVKFPLNEPAVGKRKSQIDEYLEFYRGAGAQHLAVATNDILASVDALRANGVEFLDTPDSYYEDEELRSRIGEVRVPVEELQKRKILVDRDEDGYLLQIFCKPLGDRPTVFFELIERHGSLGFGKGNFKALFEAIEREQERRGNL from the coding sequence ATGACCGACACCCTCACCGCGCAGGAGCGCGACGCCCACCTCGACGTCGAGCAGCTCAAGCAGCTCGTCGGCCTCGTCGAGTACGACGAGAGCACCGACGTCTTCCCCGTGACGGGCTGGGACGCCGTCGTCTTCGTCGTCGGCAACGCCACCCAGGCCGCGCACTACTACCAGTCCGCCTGGGGCATGGAGCTGGTCGCCTACAGCGGCCCGGAGACCGGCAACCGCGACCACGTCTCCTTCGTGCTGCGCTCCGGCTCGATCCGCTTCGTCCTCCAGGGCGCCGTCGACCCCGACAGCCCGCTGGCCGACCACCACCGCCGCCACGGCGACGGCGTCGTCGACATCGCCCTCGAGGTCCCTGACGTGCACCGCTGCGTCGAGCAGGCCCGCACGGCCGGCGCCACCGTCGTCCAGGAGGTCCAGGAGCTCTCCGACGAGCACGGCCGGGTCCTCGTCGCCGCCATCGCGACGTACGGCGAGACCCGTCACAGCCTCGTCCAGCGCGTCGTCGACGGCGTGCGGTACGACGGCCCGTACCTGCCCGGCCACGTCGAGCGCACCTCCTCGTACCAGCCGCGCCAGGGCCAGCCCAAGCGCATCTTCCAGGCCCTCGACCACGTCGTCGGCAACGTCGAGCTCGGTCACATGGACGAGTGGGTCGCGTTCTACAACCGGGTCATGGGCTTCGTCAACATGGCCGAGTTCGTCGGCGACGACATCGCGACCGACTACTCGGCGCTGATGAGCAAGGTCGTGGCCAACGGCAACCACCGCGTGAAGTTCCCGCTCAACGAGCCGGCCGTCGGCAAGCGCAAGAGCCAGATCGACGAGTACCTCGAGTTCTACCGCGGCGCCGGTGCGCAGCACCTCGCCGTCGCGACGAACGACATCCTCGCCAGCGTGGACGCGTTGCGCGCCAACGGGGTCGAGTTCCTCGACACCCCGGACTCGTACTACGAGGACGAGGAGCTGCGCTCGCGGATCGGCGAGGTCCGGGTCCCCGTCGAGGAGCTGCAGAAGCGCAAGATCCTCGTCGACCGCGACGAGGACGGCTACCTGCTGCAGATCTTCTGCAAGCCGCTCGGCGACCGCCCGACGGTGTTCTTCGAGCTCATCGAGCGGCACGGCTCGCTCGGCTTCGGCAAGGGCAACTTCAAGGCCCTCTTCGAGGCCATCGAGCGCGAGCAGGAGCGTCGCGGCAACCTCTGA
- a CDS encoding Lrp/AsnC family transcriptional regulator, with protein sequence MPTVDALDARLLQLLAAEPDVGVLGASRRLGVARGTVQSRLDRLVARGVIASFAPRLDAAALGYPVTAFCTLEIRQGGRGHGPVVEHLLAIPEVLEAHTITGTGDLLIRVVARDNADLQRVIDLVVDERHVVRAATAISLSELIGLRHLPLVDAARQQQ encoded by the coding sequence ATGCCCACCGTCGACGCCCTCGACGCCCGTCTGCTCCAGCTGCTCGCCGCCGAGCCCGACGTCGGCGTGCTCGGCGCGTCGCGCCGGCTCGGCGTCGCCCGCGGCACCGTCCAGTCGCGGCTCGACCGGCTCGTCGCGCGCGGGGTCATCGCCTCGTTCGCGCCCCGGCTCGACGCGGCCGCCCTCGGGTACCCCGTGACCGCCTTCTGCACCCTCGAGATCCGCCAGGGCGGCCGCGGTCACGGGCCCGTCGTCGAGCACCTGCTCGCCATCCCCGAGGTCCTCGAGGCGCACACCATCACCGGCACCGGTGACCTGCTCATCCGGGTCGTCGCCCGCGACAACGCCGACCTGCAGCGGGTCATCGACCTCGTCGTCGACGAGCGGCACGTCGTCCGGGCGGCCACTGCGATCTCGCTGTCGGAGCTCATCGGGCTGCGCCACCTGCCCCTGGTGGACGCCGCTCGACAACAGCAGTAG
- a CDS encoding GntR family transcriptional regulator, which translates to MLFRVDPTSAQPLFEQVAGSVRRALHEGELGAGDRLPPAREVAGSLQVNLHTVLRAYQQLRDEGLVDLRRGRGAVVTGADPAAHAAVRRAARTLVEAARTAGLQVDEVHHIVSQEWS; encoded by the coding sequence ATGTTGTTCCGGGTCGACCCGACCTCCGCGCAGCCGCTCTTCGAGCAGGTCGCCGGGTCCGTGCGTCGCGCGCTGCACGAGGGCGAGCTGGGGGCCGGCGACCGGCTGCCCCCCGCCCGCGAGGTCGCCGGGTCGCTGCAGGTGAACCTGCACACCGTCCTGCGCGCCTACCAGCAGCTGCGCGACGAGGGTCTGGTCGACCTGCGACGCGGCCGCGGGGCGGTGGTGACCGGCGCCGACCCGGCCGCCCACGCCGCCGTACGGCGCGCCGCCCGCACCCTCGTCGAGGCCGCCCGCACCGCCGGGCTCCAGGTCGACGAGGTCCACCACATCGTCTCGCAGGAGTGGTCATGA
- a CDS encoding DUF1648 domain-containing protein — MSSVPTGPSTPAAPGYGRFLATVGGAVGLVLAVGLIVVATRWSSIPEVVASHWGRDGVDGTSSRGAHLRLLTGLTVGLPLGLALLARAVPADGRRLLAAVCGAVVVLVAAVGFGGLAQQAGLTDPRRAPDPWPLLVGGLLLGLVVGAVLWRLNPPAETRRRPGTPPPADAPRLPDGGEGRLAWVGHASPSPAVSAVVGGALFVVAAVVGLLNPWGALVPVVVGLGLLVALHATVTVDERGLRVASGFSTWLHVPLDQVTGADTTTLSPLKEFGGYGLRYGTGKRGYVVSAGEALVVHQADGTTTYVTTVHADRAAATLNTLLARLP, encoded by the coding sequence ATGAGCAGTGTCCCCACCGGCCCGTCGACGCCCGCCGCCCCGGGCTACGGGCGCTTCCTCGCCACCGTGGGCGGCGCCGTCGGTCTCGTCCTCGCCGTCGGGTTGATCGTCGTCGCCACCCGCTGGTCCTCCATCCCCGAGGTGGTCGCCAGCCACTGGGGCCGGGACGGCGTCGACGGCACCTCGAGCCGGGGCGCCCACCTGCGGCTCCTGACCGGCCTCACCGTCGGGCTGCCGCTCGGGCTGGCGCTGCTCGCCCGTGCGGTCCCGGCCGACGGGCGCCGGCTGCTCGCGGCGGTCTGCGGCGCCGTGGTCGTGCTGGTCGCCGCCGTCGGCTTCGGGGGCCTGGCCCAGCAGGCCGGTCTCACCGACCCCCGCCGGGCCCCGGACCCGTGGCCGTTGCTGGTCGGCGGTCTCCTGCTCGGGCTCGTCGTCGGCGCGGTGCTGTGGCGGCTCAACCCACCGGCGGAGACGCGGCGCCGGCCCGGCACCCCACCGCCCGCCGACGCCCCGCGCCTGCCCGACGGGGGTGAGGGCCGGCTCGCCTGGGTCGGGCACGCCTCGCCGAGCCCGGCGGTCAGCGCCGTCGTCGGCGGCGCGCTGTTCGTCGTCGCCGCGGTCGTCGGGCTGCTCAACCCCTGGGGCGCGCTCGTCCCCGTCGTCGTCGGGCTCGGTCTGCTCGTGGCCCTGCACGCGACGGTCACCGTCGACGAGCGCGGGCTGCGGGTCGCGTCCGGCTTCAGCACCTGGCTGCACGTCCCGCTCGACCAGGTCACCGGCGCGGACACGACCACCCTGTCGCCGCTGAAGGAGTTCGGCGGCTACGGGCTGCGCTACGGCACGGGCAAGCGCGGCTACGTCGTCTCGGCCGGCGAGGCCCTCGTCGTCCACCAGGCCGACGGGACGACGACGTACGTCACGACGGTCCACGCCGACCGCGCCGCCGCGACCCTCAACACCCTCCTCGCCCGCCTCCCCTGA
- a CDS encoding DEAD/DEAH box helicase has translation MSTSAASHLSPAFPERAAWGTAGALRAWQAAALERYLTEHPRDFLAVATPGAGKTTFALRVATELIGRRVVDRVTVVAPTEHLKTQWADAAARVGLHLDPKFSNSAGRTSEDYQGLALTYAQVAARPGLHRQLTTTRRTLVILDEIHHGGDAKSWGDAIREAYEPATRRLALTGTPFRSDTSPIPFVRYEYDTAGALISASDYSYGYAEALRDGVVRPVIFLAYGGNMRWRTRAGDELEARLGEPLTKDLTAHAWRTALDPAGEWVPSVLAAANTRLTEVRRHVEDAGGLVIASNQTQARAYAGILASLTGERPTVVLSDDAGSSERIEEFAQSTSRWMVAVRMVSEGVDVPRLCVGVYATSTSTPLYFAQAVGRFVRARRRGETASVFLPSVPVVLDHAARLEEQRDHVLSKPLAATAEESPYGPEEGLLAEANREQDEPGEEETTFEALGSDAHFDHVLFDAQQFGLHAESGSVEEQDYLGLPGLLEPDQVATLLRERQQQQSSGPKRVGETPVSAHRALAAQRKELNGLVAAYARKKTVPHAVVHTDLRRSCGGPTLEAASSEQVAARIDTIRRWLVGRR, from the coding sequence ATGAGCACGTCAGCCGCCTCGCACCTGTCCCCGGCCTTCCCGGAGCGGGCGGCGTGGGGGACGGCGGGCGCGCTGCGCGCGTGGCAGGCCGCGGCGCTGGAGCGCTACCTCACCGAGCACCCGCGCGACTTCCTCGCGGTCGCGACCCCGGGGGCGGGCAAGACGACGTTCGCGCTGCGGGTGGCGACCGAGCTCATCGGGCGCAGGGTGGTCGACCGGGTGACCGTCGTCGCCCCCACCGAGCACCTCAAGACCCAGTGGGCCGACGCCGCCGCGCGGGTCGGGCTGCACCTGGACCCGAAGTTCAGCAACTCGGCCGGGCGCACCTCGGAGGACTACCAGGGACTGGCCCTCACCTACGCGCAGGTCGCCGCCCGGCCGGGGCTGCACCGGCAGCTGACGACGACCCGGCGCACCCTGGTCATCCTCGACGAGATCCACCACGGCGGCGACGCCAAGTCCTGGGGCGACGCGATCCGCGAGGCCTACGAGCCGGCGACCCGGCGCCTGGCCCTGACCGGGACCCCCTTCCGCAGCGACACCTCGCCGATCCCGTTCGTGCGCTACGAGTACGACACCGCCGGGGCGCTCATCTCCGCCTCCGACTACTCCTACGGCTACGCCGAGGCGCTGCGCGACGGCGTCGTGCGACCGGTCATCTTCCTCGCCTACGGCGGCAACATGCGCTGGCGCACCCGGGCCGGCGACGAGCTCGAGGCGCGGCTCGGGGAGCCGCTGACCAAGGACCTCACCGCCCACGCGTGGCGCACCGCGCTCGACCCGGCCGGCGAGTGGGTCCCCTCGGTCCTCGCCGCCGCGAACACCCGGCTCACCGAGGTGCGCCGGCACGTCGAGGACGCCGGCGGGCTCGTCATCGCCTCGAACCAGACCCAGGCGCGGGCGTACGCCGGCATCCTCGCGAGCCTCACCGGTGAGCGGCCGACCGTCGTGCTGTCCGACGACGCCGGCTCCTCGGAGCGCATCGAGGAGTTCGCCCAGAGCACGTCGCGGTGGATGGTCGCGGTCCGGATGGTCTCCGAGGGCGTCGACGTGCCGCGGCTGTGCGTCGGGGTCTACGCGACGTCGACGTCGACCCCGCTGTACTTCGCGCAGGCCGTGGGCCGCTTCGTGCGGGCCCGACGCCGCGGGGAGACCGCGTCGGTGTTCCTGCCCAGCGTGCCGGTCGTCCTCGACCACGCCGCGCGGCTGGAGGAGCAGCGCGACCACGTGCTGAGCAAGCCCCTCGCCGCGACGGCGGAGGAGTCGCCGTACGGGCCGGAGGAGGGTCTGCTCGCCGAGGCGAATCGGGAGCAGGACGAGCCGGGCGAGGAGGAGACGACCTTCGAGGCCCTCGGCTCCGACGCCCACTTCGACCACGTCCTCTTCGACGCGCAGCAGTTCGGCCTGCACGCCGAGTCCGGGTCGGTCGAGGAGCAGGACTACCTCGGGCTGCCGGGGCTGCTCGAGCCCGACCAGGTCGCGACGCTGCTGCGCGAGCGCCAGCAGCAGCAGTCGTCCGGGCCGAAGCGGGTGGGGGAGACGCCGGTGTCGGCGCACCGCGCCCTCGCCGCCCAGCGCAAGGAGCTCAACGGGCTCGTCGCCGCCTACGCGCGCAAGAAGACCGTCCCGCACGCGGTCGTGCACACCGACCTGCGGCGCTCCTGCGGCGGCCCGACCCTCGAGGCCGCCTCGAGCGAGCAGGTCGCCGCGCGGATCGACACGATCCGCAGGTGGCTCGTCGGCCGCCGCTGA